The genomic stretch CTGGAAAAGGCCTCCATTCTGGTTTCATTGCAAAATCTGATGACCTTCCCCTTCATCCGCAGCGCCGTGCTTGATGGCAGCATCAGCCTGCATGGGCTGTGGAAAGATATCGGCGAAGGCCTGCTTGAAACCTATGACCCGACCGACGATTGCTTTGTCCCATTGTGAAAGCCTGATATGATCGAAATACTGTCCCTCGCCGGCGCAAACCTGATCTCGCCGATTATCCTGAGCTTTGCGCTGGGGCTTTTGGCGGCTCTGGCGCGGTCCGACCTGACCATCCCCGAGGCCGTGGCCAAGGGCATGTCGATCTATCTGTTATTTGCGATCGGGTTCAAGGGCGGGGTCGCGGTCAGCGCGCATGGCATCGACCAGACGCTGGTGCTGGCCCTGCTGGCGGGGCTTGTGCTGTCTTTTACGCTGCCGCTGCTGGCCTTTGGTCTGCTGCGGGTGTTGACGGGGCTGTCGGCCGTGGATGCGGCCGCTGTCGCGGCGCATTACGGCTCGATCAGCATCGTGACCTTCGTTGCGGCAACATCCGTGCTGCAAGGGCGGATGATCTCGTCCGAGGGCTATATGGTTGCGGTCGCCGCCGTGATGGAAGCCCCCGCCATTCTCTCGGCGCTCTGGCTTGTGGCGCGCTCGGGCGGCGAGGCCCGGATGGAGCCCGGGCTGATCCGCGAATTGCTGCTGAACGGCTCGATCGTGCTGCTGGTCGGGGCGTTTTTCATTGGCGCGATCACCGGCGAAAAAGGCTTTGCCGAAATCAGCGCCTTCATCGAGGCCCCGTTCAAAGGTGTCTTGTGCCTGTTCTTGCTGGATATGGGGCTGATCGCAGGGCGTGGATTGCGCCAGTCGCGCGGCGTGCTGGGCCTGGGCGCTGTCGGTTTTGCCATCGCGATGCCGCTGGTCAGCGCGCTGCTCGGCCTCGGTGTCGGCGCGTTGATCGGGCTGTCGCTGGGCGGGATCGTGCTGATGATGGTGCTTTGCGCCTCGGCCAGCTATATCGCCGTGCCCGCCGCCATGCGCGT from Yoonia vestfoldensis encodes the following:
- a CDS encoding sodium-dependent bicarbonate transport family permease, whose translation is MIEILSLAGANLISPIILSFALGLLAALARSDLTIPEAVAKGMSIYLLFAIGFKGGVAVSAHGIDQTLVLALLAGLVLSFTLPLLAFGLLRVLTGLSAVDAAAVAAHYGSISIVTFVAATSVLQGRMISSEGYMVAVAAVMEAPAILSALWLVARSGGEARMEPGLIRELLLNGSIVLLVGAFFIGAITGEKGFAEISAFIEAPFKGVLCLFLLDMGLIAGRGLRQSRGVLGLGAVGFAIAMPLVSALLGLGVGALIGLSLGGIVLMMVLCASASYIAVPAAMRVALPEANPAIYLTLSLGVTFPFNLTLGIPLYLAIAQAVTGA